One window of Verrucomicrobiota bacterium genomic DNA carries:
- a CDS encoding S46 family peptidase, with the protein MKTGPHNATAASLAAALLILATATATADEGMWLYNNPPREKIRQAYGFDITDAWLDHLMKSSVRFNSGGSGSFVSEDGLVISNHHVGADAIQKLSSEKQNYLRDGFHARSAAEELKCVDLELNVLQSISDVTPRVNAAVPAGMSAEDAFRARRKVIAEIEKESLDQTGLRSDVVTLYQGGQYHLYRFKRYTDVRLTFAPEQQIAFFGGDPDNFEYPRFDLDFCLFRVYENNQPVKVPHHLKWSRNGAAEGELTFVSGHPGRTSRLMTMAELEYLRDVQFPYTLARLKRLEVLLHSWSGRSEENARRAKDELFGYQNSRKARDGGHAGLYDPVLMGRKAAAEKAFRSRLASDPAHAEADRAFQTIADAQAELGKIALRYRLLEVGHAFGGHAFGIARTLLRAADEATKSSGDRLSEFRDSAKASLELQLFSDEPIHADLEQVLLADSLTFLSEQLGARDATVSKILAGKSPRARAAQLVKETQVQKVDVRKRLYPSTPAQLRASSDPMIQLAAAIDEESRTLRKTAEAQDERKRQAHAAIAKARFALEGTSKYPDATFTLRLAYGPVKGFEENGRAVPFQTTYAGLYHRAESQKFKPPFDLPARWLKRKAKLDLQTPFNFVSSADIIGGNSGSPVVNRAGEFVGIIFDGNLQSLVLDFEYTDQVARAVSVHSSAILESLEKVYDAKALARELVQGRRTR; encoded by the coding sequence ATGAAAACCGGACCGCACAACGCGACAGCCGCCAGTCTGGCTGCCGCCCTCCTCATCCTCGCTACCGCCACAGCCACCGCCGACGAAGGCATGTGGCTCTACAACAATCCGCCCCGGGAAAAGATCCGTCAGGCCTACGGATTCGATATCACCGACGCCTGGCTCGATCACTTGATGAAATCTTCCGTCCGCTTCAACAGCGGCGGCTCCGGTTCATTCGTCTCCGAGGACGGCCTCGTCATTTCCAACCACCATGTCGGCGCCGACGCGATCCAAAAGCTCAGCAGCGAGAAACAAAACTACCTGCGCGACGGATTCCACGCGCGATCCGCCGCCGAGGAGCTGAAATGCGTGGACCTGGAACTCAATGTTCTCCAATCCATCTCCGACGTGACGCCCCGGGTGAACGCCGCCGTGCCGGCCGGCATGAGTGCCGAGGACGCCTTCAGAGCCCGCCGGAAGGTCATCGCGGAAATCGAAAAAGAATCCCTCGACCAAACAGGCCTGCGCAGCGACGTGGTGACGCTGTATCAGGGTGGACAATACCATCTCTACCGATTCAAACGTTACACCGATGTCCGCCTGACCTTCGCGCCCGAACAACAAATCGCCTTCTTCGGAGGCGATCCCGACAATTTTGAGTATCCCCGTTTCGACCTCGATTTTTGCCTGTTCCGAGTTTACGAGAACAACCAGCCGGTCAAGGTCCCCCACCACCTCAAGTGGAGCCGGAATGGCGCGGCCGAGGGCGAGTTGACATTTGTCTCCGGCCACCCCGGCCGTACGAGCCGCCTCATGACGATGGCCGAGCTGGAATATCTTCGCGATGTTCAATTCCCCTACACGCTGGCCCGCCTCAAACGCCTTGAGGTGCTTCTCCATTCCTGGAGCGGCCGCAGTGAGGAAAACGCGCGCCGCGCCAAGGACGAGCTGTTCGGATACCAAAACAGCCGCAAAGCCCGCGACGGCGGCCATGCAGGGCTCTACGATCCCGTCCTGATGGGACGCAAGGCCGCCGCCGAAAAAGCCTTCCGTTCCAGGCTGGCTTCCGATCCCGCCCACGCCGAGGCCGATCGTGCTTTCCAAACCATCGCCGACGCGCAAGCCGAACTCGGCAAGATCGCCCTCCGCTATCGCCTCCTTGAAGTTGGCCACGCGTTCGGCGGTCACGCCTTCGGCATCGCACGCACATTGCTTCGCGCCGCGGATGAAGCCACCAAGTCCAGCGGCGATCGCTTGAGCGAATTCCGCGATTCCGCCAAAGCGTCGCTGGAGCTCCAACTCTTCTCCGACGAGCCCATTCATGCGGACCTCGAACAAGTCCTGCTGGCTGACAGTCTGACCTTCCTTTCCGAACAACTCGGCGCGCGGGATGCCACCGTCTCCAAGATCCTGGCGGGAAAATCTCCCCGCGCGCGCGCCGCTCAACTCGTCAAGGAAACCCAAGTGCAAAAAGTGGACGTCCGCAAACGGCTCTACCCATCCACCCCCGCCCAACTCCGCGCCTCCTCCGATCCGATGATTCAGCTGGCAGCCGCCATCGACGAGGAATCCCGGACGCTTCGCAAGACCGCCGAAGCGCAGGACGAGCGCAAGCGCCAAGCCCACGCTGCCATCGCCAAGGCCCGCTTCGCCCTGGAAGGCACCTCGAAGTATCCGGACGCCACCTTCACTCTTCGCCTGGCCTACGGTCCTGTGAAAGGCTTTGAGGAAAACGGCCGGGCCGTCCCGTTTCAAACCACTTACGCGGGACTCTACCACCGCGCCGAATCACAAAAATTCAAGCCACCCTTCGATTTGCCTGCCCGCTGGCTGAAAAGGAAAGCCAAGCTGGACCTTCAGACCCCGTTCAATTTCGTCAGCAGCGCGGATATCATCGGGGGCAATTCCGGGAGCCCTGTCGTCAATCGAGCGGGTGAGTTCGTGGGCATCATTTTCGACGGGAATCTGCAGTCGCTGGTCCTCGATTTTGAGTACACCGACCAGGTAGCTCGGGCGGTTTCAGTCCATTCCTCCGCCATCCTGGAATCTCTCGAGAAAGTGTACGACGCCAAAGCCCTGGCCCGGGAATTGGTCCAGGGCCGCCGGACCCGCTGA
- a CDS encoding UbiX family flavin prenyltransferase has protein sequence MRLLVAITGASGSLYAQRLLDRLDPAQHEIHLVLSAYAGAVLAEELPDGLRLDPRVVKHSVKSMNAPFASGSNAFDAMVVLPCSLGTLGRIAHGISSDLLLRAADVMLKERRKLILVPRETPLNLVHVRNFELLLLAGAILLPANPSFYSRPATVEAVVDTVVARVLDHLGLDHSIAPRWQEEPE, from the coding sequence ATGAGGTTGCTCGTCGCCATCACCGGCGCCAGCGGTTCGCTCTACGCGCAACGACTGCTCGACCGTCTGGATCCGGCGCAACACGAGATTCACCTCGTGCTCAGCGCCTACGCCGGCGCCGTGCTCGCGGAAGAATTGCCGGACGGGTTGCGCCTGGATCCCCGCGTGGTCAAACACTCGGTCAAGAGCATGAACGCTCCCTTCGCCAGCGGATCGAACGCGTTCGATGCCATGGTGGTCCTTCCTTGCAGCCTGGGCACACTAGGGCGCATCGCCCACGGCATCAGCTCCGATCTCCTGCTCCGCGCCGCCGACGTCATGCTGAAAGAAAGGCGCAAGCTCATCCTCGTGCCGCGCGAGACACCGTTGAATCTGGTGCACGTCCGCAATTTTGAACTTTTGTTGCTCGCCGGCGCCATCCTGCTCCCCGCCAATCCGTCCTTTTACAGCCGGCCTGCCACGGTTGAAGCCGTGGTGGACACGGTCGTCGCACGGGTGCTTGATCACCTGGGCCTGGATCACTCGATCGCCCCGCGCTGGCAGGAGGAGCCGGAGTGA
- a CDS encoding 4-hydroxybenzoate octaprenyltransferase — protein MWQRLALWADFVKISHTVFALPFALASMMIAARTTRGWPGWKTFLLVLACMFFARSCAMAFNRIADREFDRANPRTASRHLPSGQITLASAWGFFLLNVAGFGAAAYALNPLCFLLSPVALFVVCFYSLTKRFTDFTHVFLGVALALAPLGAWIAVKGKLQFVPLQESAMIPVLLSLAVVFWLIGFDIIYAIQDYDFDRRNGLRSLVVAWGPDNALRASALSHMLMWGLLAGFGMFAGFKIAYFTGLIVILICLALEHFIARKRSLKWVQTAFFKLNALISGVFFTVVAAEIVFPGFRFAR, from the coding sequence ATGTGGCAGCGGCTGGCCTTGTGGGCGGATTTCGTCAAGATTTCCCACACGGTCTTCGCCCTTCCTTTCGCCCTCGCCTCGATGATGATCGCCGCTCGCACCACACGCGGCTGGCCCGGGTGGAAAACCTTTCTCCTCGTCCTGGCCTGCATGTTCTTCGCGCGCTCCTGCGCCATGGCATTCAACCGCATCGCGGACCGCGAATTCGACCGTGCCAATCCGCGCACCGCGAGCCGCCACCTCCCCTCAGGCCAGATCACACTCGCCTCGGCCTGGGGGTTTTTCCTGCTCAACGTGGCCGGATTCGGCGCCGCCGCGTATGCGCTCAACCCGCTCTGCTTCCTGCTCTCCCCCGTCGCGCTTTTTGTCGTTTGCTTTTACTCCCTGACGAAACGCTTCACCGATTTCACCCACGTCTTTCTTGGCGTCGCCCTCGCGCTCGCCCCGCTGGGCGCGTGGATCGCCGTCAAGGGCAAGCTCCAGTTCGTGCCGCTCCAAGAATCGGCAATGATTCCTGTCCTGCTCTCGCTCGCCGTGGTTTTCTGGCTCATCGGCTTCGATATCATTTACGCCATCCAAGACTACGATTTCGACCGTCGGAATGGACTGCGCTCCCTGGTGGTTGCGTGGGGGCCGGACAACGCTCTGAGAGCATCCGCTTTGTCCCACATGCTCATGTGGGGACTGCTGGCGGGATTTGGCATGTTCGCGGGGTTCAAAATCGCCTATTTCACCGGTTTGATCGTCATCCTGATCTGCCTCGCCCTCGAGCATTTCATTGCGCGTAAACGCAGCCTGAAATGGGTTCAAACCGCGTTTTTCAAACTTAACGCGTTGATCAGCGGGGTTTTTTTCACCGTCGTCGCCGCCGAAATCGTCTTCCCGGGTTTCCGCTTTGCCCGTTAA